The sequence TCCCCCGAACGCATTCAGCAGGAACTGCACCGCATGCTGGCCCTGCCCAACTCCGCGGAGGCCCTGCGCCGCATGTCTGGGCTGGGGCTGTGGCAGTACACCATTCCGGAGCTGGATGGGTTGGCCGGCGTGAGCCAATCGGCCCCCCATCAGCTTGATGTCTGGGACCATACTCTGCTCACAGTGGCGCGGCTGGAGGAACTTCTGCGCGCCATCGGCCTGCCGGCGGAGGACGGCGGCCGGTTGGTGCCCGAGGAATGGGCCTTCTTGGAGCCTTCCCGGCCGGCACTGCGCCGGCACTTGGAGCAGGAGCTGGCGGAGGAGCGGCCCTGCTGGCAGGCGCTGAAGTGGGCGGCCCTCCTGCACGACATCGCCAAACCGGCAGCGCGCCGGGTGGATGAGGTGGGACGGGTGCACTTCCTCGGCCATGCGCGGAAAGGTGCGGAGATGGCAGAGGGGATCATGCGCCGGCTCCGCTTCTCCCAGCGCGAGATATCTTACGTCTGCGCCTGCGTGGCCCATCATCTGCGTCCCCTGCTGTTGTCCCGGGAAAGGGAGCTGACACCGCGGGCACAGTACCGCTTTTTCCGGGACCTGGGGGATGCGGCCCTGGGCGTATGCCTCCTGTCGCTGGCGGATACCGCCGCATGCCGGCCAGGCCGGCCGCCGGCGGAGGTCTGGGCGCCCGTGCAGAGGGTCGTTCAGGCCCTGCTGGAGTTCTTCTCGCGCACCGGCGGGCCGGAGGGGATGCCGCGCCTGGTCACCGGGAATGACCTGATCCAGCGCTTTGGGTTGGCCCCCGGCCCTGCCATAGGCAAATGGCTGGAGCGGGTGCGCGAGGAGCAGGCCGCCGGCACATTCACCACGCGCGACGAGGCCCTGCGCTGGCTCGAACAGGCGATATCGGGAAAAGAGGGGGGAAAGAGCTTGTGAGCACATCCGAGGAACGCGTATGCCCCTATCTGGGCGCGATGAACGGTCCGGATACATATTGGCCACAGCCCTCGCCGGCCAACCGCTGTTACGCCTTCCCCGCCCCGACCCCCATCACGGAGGACGAGCAGGAGCGGCTGTGTCTGAGCGGGGAATTTGGCCGCTGTCCGCGCCTGCAGGCGGCGCAAATGGCCTATGGACAGCGCTATCCGGCGCCGACGCGCTCCCGGGCGCGGATATGGCCCTGGCAGACCCGCCCCATGGCCGTGGTCGTGGGCGGCCTCATTACCATGGGGATACTGCTGGTCTGTGCCTGGGCCTTGGTGGCCTATCAGACGCGCGGCTTCCGGCCGGCCAGCGCCTTCGCCACCTCCACCCCCTTGCCGGCATTGACCACTACCGCGCCCGTGGGGACACCCGTCAGCTCACCCACCATGCCGGCGCCCCCCACCGATACGCCGACCACGATCCCCACGGACACGCCTGTCCCCAGCCCGACCTTCACGGTGGTGATCATCCCGACACTGCCGGCGGAAACCCCGACGCCCTGGCCCACTCCGACTCCTTTCCCGACTCCGGTGCCGCGCCCGACCAGCACGCCGCGGCCGACTTTCACCCGACCGCCGACCTTCACCCCGCGGCCGACCTACACAGCCAGCCCGACCCGCACCGTCACCCCCACCCGCACGCCGACAGTGGTGCAGTATGCCATTCAGTTGATTACCAGCGCCACGTCCGCGCAGGTGCAGGCCGGCCAGACCGCCACCTTCAACGTCACCGTGCGCAACATGGCGACGGTGCCGGATAATGTGGTGCTTCAGCTCTTCCCGGCGGTTATGTCCGGGTGGAGCGTGCGGCTCATCGTGGATGGAGCAGACAAGGGGGCCGGCCCGGTGACCATCGCGCTGGCCGCCAGCGGGACGAAGACGGTCAGCGTGACCTTCACGGTGCCGGCCGATGCCGCGGTCGGCTCCGCCGGCGAGGCCTATCTCAGCGCCGCATCCCAGAGCTCCGCCGCGGCACAGGCATCCCTTTCCCTGACGATCAGCGTCAAGGAGTAGACCCGATGGTGATTGTGGCGCGCGGCCTGGAACTGCACGTCGCGGTTGCCAAAGTGGCGAAGTACGCCGTCAGCGAAAGCGGAGACACGGTCGAGGTCATCGAGCGTCCGCACGGCGGGCTTTCCCTGGTGCTGGCCGATGGGCAGAGCAGTGGCCAGGCGGCCAAGCTCATCAGCAATATCGCCGCCCGTAAAATCATCTCCCTGCTGGCGGATGGTGTGCGGGACGGGGCGGCGGCGCGTGCGGCCCATGATTACCTGCGCACTCTGCGGCAGGGGAAGGTCTCCGCTGAGATCAGCATCGCCTCGGTGGATTTGACCACCGGCACGCTGGTTATTTCGCGCAACACGCAGTGCCCGGCGGTCATCATCCGGCGCGCGCCGGCCGGCGAGTGCGCGGTGACCCTGCTGGATGATCCCAGCGAGCCGATCGGCATCCATCCCCGCACCAAGCCGGTCATCAGTGAGATTCAGCTCGAGGCAGGTCTGTATGCCCTGCTGTTCAGCGACGGCCTGCTGGCCGCCGGCCGGCGGAAAGGCCAATCCCTCGATATCCCCGCTTTCGCCTGCGCCCATCTGCGCCAGGATTCTGCCAGCGCCGAAACCCTGGCCGAGGCGCTCATCTCCGAGGCCATCTCCCTGGACGACGGCCGGCCGGCGGATGACATCAGCGCGGCGGTACTGGCCGTGTACCCCCATGCCGGCGCCCTACAAATCCGCAAAATGAGCGTGCGCTTCCCATTTTGATGGTATAATAATATATAAATGGACATGGCAGTCCGCCAAGCACAGCGGCCCGCAACCCTGTCACAGTACAGGAGGGCATGGTTGGCGATGAGCCATGGAGAGGGATCATTCACTCGGGCACCGCTGATCGCGGTGGTGGGGGTGTGCGCCGCCGGCAAGACCACCCTGGTAGAGGGACTGCGCGCCCTGGGCTATAATGCCCGCCAGGTGGGCCAGGAGCACTCGTACGTCCCATACATGTGGCAGCGCATCACCCGGCCGGATATCCTTATTTATCTTCATGCCAGCTACGAGGCAGTGGCCCGCCGGCGAGAGGTGGATTACGACGCGGCCTACTGGCAGGAGCAGGAGCGCCGGCTGGCTCATGCGGCCGCACACGCTCATCTGGTGATTGACACCGATGCGCTGACGCCGGAAGAAGTGCTGGCCAGGGCAGTGGCCTTTTTGGAATCCCGGAGCATCGGGAGGCTGGCTCCGAGAGGTTTGTCGGATGCGCCGGCGAAAGGAGGTCGTTCGCCATGCATCTCATCGAGGGATATGAGTTCGGCCGAATCCTGATTGACGGCAAGACCTATCGGGCGGACCTGCTCATCCTTCCCGACGGCATCCATCCAGATTGGTGGCGGCAGGAAGGGCATGCGCTGGCAGTGGTGGACCTGTGGGAATTGACCCAGTGCGATCCCCTGCCGGAGGTGCTGGTGGTGGGCACAGGCTCTCACGGCCGCATGGTCGTCCTGCCCGAGACAGAACAGTGGCTGAAGGAGAAGGGGATTGAACTGCGGGCACTCCCCACCGCGGAGGCCTGCAAGGTCTACAATGCCCTGGTGGAGAAAGGTGTGCGCGCCGGGGCGGCCCTGCATCTGACCTGTTGACGCCGGCTCCTTCCGGAAGCGAAAAGGCCTCCCGCGTGGTAGCGCGGGAGGCCAGGTGGGGTTTTGGCTTGTGCGCCGGCGGGATCAGTACATGTCGAAGTACCGCCTCCATGTGCCGTTGTTGAAGAGCACGTAAATCTCCTTGCGCTCGTTCTCCAGCATCAGGCCGCGCTGGAATGCCTGCACTGGCGCCTGGAAACCTCGTTCGGCCTCCGTGCCCCAGCCGAAGGCGCCCGTGGGGCCGCCCAGTCGTTCGCGCCAGAGCTTGCCGAAGCCGCGGATCGGCTCATACAGGCCGGCCGGCGGGCGATATCCCCAGCTCGTCGGGTCACGCCCGGCCTCCCAGGTGTCCGGGTAAGCCTGCCAGGTACCGTCGTTCTTGAGGGCGTAGATGGTGCGGTTGTCCTGCCGCCAGAAGAGGATGCCGCCCTGCATTTTCTGCTCTGCACAGGTCACGATGTGCTGTTCCTCGATGCCCATGCCGAGGCCATCGCGCACCACCGGGTTATCCCGCCAGACCTTGCCGAATCCCATGATCGGCTCCCAGGCGGCCTGGTGCGCCGGCGGGCCGTGATACACCACCTCGCCCAGCAGAGCGAGCTGTACCTTCCACGGGTCCGGTTTCTCCGGGTGCCACTCCATCTTGGCCCGCTGGAACCACTGGACGATGCGGCCGCCTTCTATCATCGCCTCGGTGATGGGATAGCCGAAGATGTCCAGGCCGCCGCGCCTGTCGAAAAAGTCCAGGAAGGCCTCGGTGACCACGTGGCCG comes from Anaerolineae bacterium and encodes:
- a CDS encoding CCA tRNA nucleotidyltransferase translates to MPKDETAYSDQDERRWAALQGRQVVGVGRDPGEAYRAAKTRRPKEEPTALVPAGAGADDVDQWPQRLERLFAENPWAARTRELLCSRLAGVYLVGGCVRDLMLGRPIHDLDIVMSDDAVQWGRRLADQLGAGFYVLDAERGFARVVLLRENHPRLFLDLSRIEGERIEEDLARRDFTINALALELCAGRLIDPFDGKGDVRRRILRPVTPQAIANDPIRAVRAVRLAVELGFSMDASLLEAIRRDAGGLAEESPERIQQELHRMLALPNSAEALRRMSGLGLWQYTIPELDGLAGVSQSAPHQLDVWDHTLLTVARLEELLRAIGLPAEDGGRLVPEEWAFLEPSRPALRRHLEQELAEERPCWQALKWAALLHDIAKPAARRVDEVGRVHFLGHARKGAEMAEGIMRRLRFSQREISYVCACVAHHLRPLLLSRERELTPRAQYRFFRDLGDAALGVCLLSLADTAACRPGRPPAEVWAPVQRVVQALLEFFSRTGGPEGMPRLVTGNDLIQRFGLAPGPAIGKWLERVREEQAAGTFTTRDEALRWLEQAISGKEGGKSL
- a CDS encoding serine/threonine-protein phosphatase, with product MVIVARGLELHVAVAKVAKYAVSESGDTVEVIERPHGGLSLVLADGQSSGQAAKLISNIAARKIISLLADGVRDGAAARAAHDYLRTLRQGKVSAEISIASVDLTTGTLVISRNTQCPAVIIRRAPAGECAVTLLDDPSEPIGIHPRTKPVISEIQLEAGLYALLFSDGLLAAGRRKGQSLDIPAFACAHLRQDSASAETLAEALISEAISLDDGRPADDISAAVLAVYPHAGALQIRKMSVRFPF